AGACAGGGATACCCAGCCTCTTGGCTTCCTGAATCTCCATCTCCATGCCGGTGGAAATCCGACTGCCGCAGAGCCACAGCTCATCGCAGGCCTCCAGCACACGATGCCCCATGCGAAGACCGGCTTCTCTCTGGACGGGATCATGGTCATCCAGAAACTGCGGGTACAAAAGATGGACAGCCACCGGAGTACAATCCTGTTCCATTGCATAGCGGCAGGCCGCTTTTGCAAATTCCACATTCTTTTGTATGTCACCGGCATAGGGTGAGGCAATATAGACCAGCTTATTCTCACTCATTTCGCCACCGACTGTACCACTGTTTTTGTCATGTTCACCGCAGTCTGTGCCGCATATACGGTACTCATGAGATTGGCTTTCGTGCTGGTATCCAATCCGAACTGTCCGGCAATGCGGGGGATTTCACCGGCTGCCAGCATCAAACCAAGCCCCAGCAGAGCATGGTCTTTGACCACCATGAGTCCGGCAATCAGCACTGTTGCCTGTAAGAATGCCGTCAGGCACAGGCCGATGACTTGCTTGCACCATGAAACAAAGCCGTCAATGTATCCACGGGGAACACTGAACATATACAGGCTCCCCACAGCAATCTGAATGAGCAGGATGCCGCCCCGCTTCAGGTTGGCAAAGAACACCTTAATGACTGCATAGCCCATAAGGATCAAGATAAAGATCATCATGATCGGGCTGGTTATGGTTTGCAGACCGCCGAACACGCTACTGGTCATGGCCTGCTCCAGATTTCCTGCATCCTGTAACGATGCGATGATGCCTTGGGCTACTGTACCGAAGTCGGCTCCGAGTCCAGTAATCCCGGCAGTGAAGCTGCCCTGCAAAGACACCGACAGCTTATACAGCTCCACCGGCACCGTGGTGAACAGCCCCACAGCCATAAAGCCCTTGATGGCGTTGAGGGCGGTATCCTTAATGCTACCCCTGCCGGACTGAGACTCAATCCCGCATTCAAAAGCAGCCACTACAAGGCCGACCCCGTAGAGCGCCCATGCCAGATAGGAAAAGAACAGCACGATGGACTGCACCCAGCTCATTTCGAACAGGTCGGCTCCCATGTTTCCCATCTGCATAAAAAAGTCGCCGAGGAAGCCCACGATCTGACCGTAGATCCAATCTACAATCTGACCGAGGACAGTGTCGGCAACAAAATCCCATATGAACATTTGAATTTCACCTCTTTCATAACCTCCGACACCTCCCAAACACTGGTCAGTTTTTGTCCACTGATTTATGACTTGACAATCCGCTTTTTCAGAGCTTTAATACCACACAACGGAGGCCGCCGAAATAATTACAAAGGAGGTACTTGTGTGGCAGATTACAAAAAGCTCTACCATAAAATGTTTAATGCAGTAACCGATGCCGAGAAGCTCGTTTCTCAGGCAGCAGGTTTGATGCGCACCGCCCAGCAGGAGTGCGAGGAAACATATATGAATGCAGATGAGACCCCGCTGCGCCTGACAGATAAGCAGCTGGAGGAGTAAAGCTCTGCGACTCCTGTGCTACATCCCCAGCACCTGCCAGATGTATAAGGGAGCGGTCAGCGTGAACACCAAGCAGGCAAAAAGGATTGCCGGAGCCGCCCACTCGAACTGGCCATGTTTCCGATAATCAAAATACGCCGTGCCTAATTTGGCAAAGAAAAACACCGCCAGAATCAGGTCAATGGCGGGGAATACCACCTTGTTGACCACGGTTTTGATCTGCTGGGAGGCCGTTGTCCACGTTCCCTCAATGGCTCCGGCCACATCCCCGGTTCCCGCTGCATAGGCCGTTGTACTGAACAGCAGGCACAGCATCAAGGCAACGCACAGGAGAATTGCAATTCGTTTCGATTTCATTGATTTTCCACCTTTCATCATAGGGTTGAAAACAGCAAGACCGTAGCTTTCAATTGGCTGCGGTCTTGTTTTTTCTCTGTTTTTAATGGGGTTTCTGCGGCGCAATATGCCAGTCCGTCCATAAATTATCCCGGATGGTGACGCTGTCCGTGAGGTTCATGGAGAGCATCCCGGCGGGTGTCCAGCTGTCGATCAGCCATGTGTACGGAGTATAGCTTCCGTCCGGGAACCATATGGGTGAAAAATGCGTCCTGCGGCTGTAGGTGCTGTAGGAATTCTTCTGAAATTCAAACCGTGCGCTATAGCCGGAACTCATGCGTTCCAGCCGCCGCCAGTAGGTCTGATACCCGAATTCCGGAAAGTAGGTCACTGCAGTCTGCGCCCCGGTTACCGCCGAGGATTGATTGGTGCTAACTCTGGCAGAAACCGTTTCATTGACCCCATAGCCGGATTTCATGGTCTTTTCGCTGGCGGTAGGGCTTTTATCATCGGGCTTAATTGCCATGCTGGCTGAAAGGCTGGCCTGATGCCGGTCAAGGTCAAACTCCCACCAGCCCTCGTCTACCCATTCACCGTCATCCTCCCAATGACCGCCTCCGTCACCATCGCAGTACCAATTCCAGTCGCTGTGCCAGACCCAATGCTCCTGCCACCAAGGCCTCCATACTGTCCAGCTGGCGGAGGTCTGCTGCGGATTATTGGGAACAGCCGATTTCCTAAAGCTGTCATTGCGGTCATCGGCCACCGGATTGGGCGGCGGATTTTTATTAAGGTCAACGACATTTATGTTAATTATCGCTTTGCTGGAGCTGCCGCCTCCGGACACAGAAACCGTAATGGTCATATGCTGCGGGGTACTTGGCGTTGTCCAGCGTATCCATGCCAGCTGGCTGTCGCCATCGGGATAATAGATGTTGCTGACCCGGTGGCTCCTGCCATTCACATAAAAGGTTGCCGATACCGGATGATCCGGATCGCTCTGACCGCCGCTGACGGTGATTGCTGTGATGACCTCGGTGTTCACTCGGTATTCGTAATCATACACAGAAACCTCCGGAGGCTCGGCAGGCTTATCCTTAAAGCGCACGATACCGAGACCGAGGGAGGACTTGATTTCCGCATTGGAAGCTGCCTTGCTTCGGCTTCCCGACCACGCTGGATAGCCGAGATCCGCCACCTCCAAGAACATGGACAGAGGCAGATTTTTATGGGATAGGGATACCATTCTCTTTCTCAGGAGACCGCCAACCTGTTCGTCATACTTGGCGGCTTCCGTAGCTGTGGTGGCAATCATCACGCCCTCGAATTTGTAGTAGGCGATTGGCTCCAGAAGCAACTTGTACTCCCCGCCGATTAGCACATCGAAGTCCATACCAGTGAGACCGGCAATGCTTCTGATCACCTGTTCATCAGTAAAATAGCTTTTGATGGCGGCAATATTGTTACTGCCATTGGTGCTGATAATACGAGGGATAGACTGTGTTGGTTTAATTGCAACATAACCGCCTTTGACTGGTGATAGTGACCTGCCACCGTTATATTGCAGCTTACTGATCTTTCCGAAATTGTAAATTGATGAGTTCGGCGGTTTGTTTGTTAAGTCAATCGGAGTTGTGACAATAGCGTGATTATCAGATCTCACTACAGTCACCCGCACACCCTCATTACCCGGAGTCCACGAGTTGGTGCTGGTGCCATCTCCCATGCCACCGCCGCCTCCATCCACATTTCCATCACCAACGGCATAAACGGAAACAGGCGAAATCAGACAAAAGAGCAATACCAGCGATAAAAAAGCAGAAAGCAATCGTTTCATTTTTTCTCCTTTCCGCAACAAAAAAAGCACAGCATAAACTGTACTTTTTTGTTGCAAATATTTTTTAATCCATTTCGCCAATCTTGTTGCCGTTTTCATACATATCGTCAGCGTTTATCACCTGATTGGCACCGCCGTCCGGCACATTATCAAATCCCGGCAGTCCACCACCGTTTTGCGGCTTGCTTTCAGGAGCC
The nucleotide sequence above comes from Anaerocolumna cellulosilytica. Encoded proteins:
- a CDS encoding DUF7768 domain-containing protein, with the protein product MSENKLVYIASPYAGDIQKNVEFAKAACRYAMEQDCTPVAVHLLYPQFLDDHDPVQREAGLRMGHRVLEACDELWLCGSRISTGMEMEIQEAKRLGIPVWEISAEQIQGGFTMEKKYGVWAMRSAGSVCGAAQSWCKHGGKPMEFESIEQAESYAKQLNESCYSPNVHYAAKEMEPELNQGSGFSMRM
- a CDS encoding DUF3852 domain-containing protein, producing the protein MLCLLFSTTAYAAGTGDVAGAIEGTWTTASQQIKTVVNKVVFPAIDLILAVFFFAKLGTAYFDYRKHGQFEWAAPAILFACLVFTLTAPLYIWQVLGM
- a CDS encoding conjugal transfer protein TrbL family protein: MFIWDFVADTVLGQIVDWIYGQIVGFLGDFFMQMGNMGADLFEMSWVQSIVLFFSYLAWALYGVGLVVAAFECGIESQSGRGSIKDTALNAIKGFMAVGLFTTVPVELYKLSVSLQGSFTAGITGLGADFGTVAQGIIASLQDAGNLEQAMTSSVFGGLQTITSPIMMIFILILMGYAVIKVFFANLKRGGILLIQIAVGSLYMFSVPRGYIDGFVSWCKQVIGLCLTAFLQATVLIAGLMVVKDHALLGLGLMLAAGEIPRIAGQFGLDTSTKANLMSTVYAAQTAVNMTKTVVQSVAK